A stretch of the Pan troglodytes isolate AG18354 chromosome 20, NHGRI_mPanTro3-v2.0_pri, whole genome shotgun sequence genome encodes the following:
- the C20H19orf85 gene encoding uncharacterized protein C19orf85 homolog, which produces MHPGVPEGPGVSEPGPRELCAFVSGAAAHMLRALQPRRTRPPKRRPNHRRFLHNQICRQFTKIEAATQRLALSILSQEAPPQRPSLQKPPPPPPSPFLGVACAVAPTEAPHASASLSLAALDTSTLDLFDNIALTPECASMPWDPSSGPDAPLPAPGLSHRDLGQLDLRQVPHFCGPLPLPQHALGEEADLVAPDWGWVDCWEVPRAWDSQGIPEGWGTSSP; this is translated from the exons atgCACCCCGGGGTCCCCGAAGGCCCTGGGGTCTCCGAGCCCGGCCCCCGGGAGCTGTGTGCCTTTGTGAGCGGGGCGGCCGCCCACATGCTGCGGGCCCTGCAGCCCCGGCGCACCCGGCCCCCCAAGAGGCGGCCCAACCACAGAAGGTTTCTGCACAACCAGATCTGCAG GCAGTTCACCAAGATTGAGGCCGCCACCCAGCGCCTGGCCCTCTCCATCCTGTCCCAGGAGGCACCTCCCCAGAGACCCTCGCTCCAAAAGCCACCCCCGCCGCCTCCATCCCCCTTCCTGGGAGTGGCCTGTGCTGTGGCCCCCACTGAGGCTCCCCATGCCAGCGCCAGCCTGAGTCTCGCTGCCCTGGACACCTCTACCCTCGACCTCTTTGACAACATTGCGCTCACCCCAGAGTGTGCCTCAATGCCATGGGACCCCTCCTCTGGTCCTGATGCTCCCCTGCCAGCGCCGGGTCTGTCCCATCGCGACCTGGGCCAGCTGGACCTGAGGCAGGTCCCACATTTCTGCGgccccctgccccttccccagcatgccctgggggaagaggctgaTCTCGTGGCTCCCGACTGGGGTTGGGTGGACTGCTGGGAGGTGCCTCGTGCCTGGGATTCTCAGGGGATCCCCGAGGGTTGGGGGACCAGCTCCCCATGA